From the Corvus cornix cornix isolate S_Up_H32 chromosome 1A, ASM73873v5, whole genome shotgun sequence genome, the window ATGTGAAGTTCTGGTAATTCACTGATGTCTTTAAAAACAGCCCTGACCCCTTTAAACAATTTCTAGACCTACAGGCTTTGTTGGGGGCTTTcctgttggtttgttttgttgttgttgttttggttttgttttggttttttttttttaatataataatagGCATTCTGAATTACTAATTCttattaaaaatctttcagcTGCCAAGCTCATTTTCTGCCTCAAATCTGAAGGAGTTTGACAATAATTGTTCACACAATGCACTGGTAATCTGAGGTGAAAAGGACTGTTGCCAGTTTTGATTCTACCTTACACATAGTGCTCAATATAAACCATAAATATGTTGAAATAGAAACAGAGAATCTGCTATTATTGCTCAAAAAACGTATTTTAATAATTAtccatttgaaaatataaattacttGAATCAAAACATTGTCCAGAATTTTAGTATCACCAACAGTTACAATAGCAAGAGGTAAAAAGGAGTTTACAGGCCTTTCTCAAAAGAATGGGTTGCAAGCATTAATAAACATATCAGAGAATACTTCTTTTAATTCTCTGTACTCTGAAAAACaatgtgcatttatttttaatttaagtttgGTCTTGGAAAAGTGCATCTGAAGACTGTTCCCCCTGTTGCTAGCAGCCAGCTGTTTCAGTGTAGCAGATACATCAAGACATGtagtttttaatattaattccAATGTAGGGATCAGTCATTAGACAGTAAGAAATTGGAATATTCAGGAATCTGCTGTGAAAGAGGAATGCTAACTGATCACTTGAGCAAATTTTAATATGTCCAAGTAGTGGGAAAATCAGCCGCAGCAGTGTCTCCTTAGACAATGATGACTCAGATTTTTGCCAATCCAGCtgtatcaaaataaaaacactgacaTATTATCAAACGATAGGGCACTGGTTATCATTATTAACAAAACCTGGCCGTTTTAAGTTTTTATGTCACCTGATTTATTAAGATAGTAAGTATTTCTGTAGCAGAGGACGAGGCAACCATGTCTGTATTGTGTACACTGAGCAATACAGTGCAAACTGCTATGCTGTAAAAAGTCACCTCCTTTGGGGGCACAAAAAGCCCTTCACAGAACTTTAATCTGCTTCTTGCCTTGCTGCATGATGCActagtttattttctcttaattattttgaaagaggTAAAGGATTTTGGACAAAGGAGCTAATTTCTAATCCATATTCAGTGCTCAAGATGAGCCTGTGTTACTTCCTCCTCTTTGAAATCAATTTGCGACTAAAATATCGATTCAAACCCCTGATTTTCAGCTCAGATTAAGAGAAGACCCTTTAaagaatattaattaattacttTGGAAATTTAGCTCCCCACGTCGCGGATtttatttagaaggaaaaacaaaagtttctGTCTCCCGAGGTCTGTTCAGGTCCAGGACTCAGTGTTTATTGCCTCTTTTTTAGCTCACCCGTTGCCTCCTCGGAAGGAAACTTGGCCGAGGGGAACAAGAGTCTTTCTTTTCCACGCCGCTGCGAACTGGGGGGGGGTTGGTGGCAGAAATTCTGATAAAAACAGCCGTTTTTGGCTCctaagaaacacaaaatgagCGGGGAGAAGAGACCTTTCTGCCGTGCAGCGGGGCGGGCTCTGCAACGCACCAATCACCGCGCGGCTCCGCTCTATAAATACGAGGCTGCCGACTTGCTCCAGGCCCAGTGATTTCCCCTGGATCGTGGACGACGGCTGACATAATGTCGGAGACCGCGCCTGTTGCCGCTCCCGCAGTCTCTGCGCCCGGTGCCAAAGCCGCCGCCAAGAAGCCGAAGAAGGCGGCGAGCGGCTCCAAAGCCCGCAAGCCCGCGGGGCCCAGCGTCACCGAGCTGATCACTAAGGCAGTGTCCGCCTCCAAGGAGCGCAAGGGGCTCTCCCTCGCCGCGCTCAAGAAGGCGCTGGCCGCGGGCGGCTACGATGTGGAGAAGAACAACAGCCGCATCAAGCTGGGGCTCAAGAGCCTCGTCAGCAAGGGCACCCTGGTGCAGACCAAGGGCACCGGCGCCTCCGGCTCCTTCAAGCTGAATAAGAAGCCGGgtgagacaaaagaaaaagcaacgAAGAAAAAGCCGGCTGCCAAGCCTAAGAAGCCGGCGGCTAAGAAGCCCGCCAGCGCCGCCAAGAAGCCCAAGAAGGCGGCGGCGGTGAAGAAGAGCCCCAAGAAGGCCAAGAAGCCGGCAGCCGCCGCAGCTAAGAAGGCGGCCAAGAGCCCCAAGAAAGCCGCAAAGGCCGGCCGCCCCAAGAAGGCCGCGAAGAGCCCGGCTAAGGCCAAAGCGGTGAAGCCCAAAGCAGCCAAGCCTAAGGCAGCCAAGCCCAAAGCAGCCAAGGCAAAGAAGGCGGCGCCCAAAAAGAAGTGAAGATGACTGAGAAAAATTGAGTCTACTCATTTAAATAAACCCAAAGGCTCTTTTAAGAGCCACCCACTTACTCTCAAAAAGAGCTGGAACACTGCTATCGTACATCAGCAAACCCAAATCACTTAGAGATCTCAGTAGGGCTTTACACGGCATTCATGAAAGTTCAGATTTTGGGTACGTGTGCGTTCGGTAACGCCTGCGTGGGAGACTGGTGCTTCCTCTTAAGAGGAAGCGTATCCCTACGTGCAACTTGGGAGCCCTGCGATAGCAGCTGCGCCTGCCCCCGCCCCCGTTCATTGACCGGCGCAGCCCGGAGCAAAAAGAGGCGGCGCCGGCGGTCCCGCGGAGCAGCGAGCGCCCTTCGCTCCGGTGCCCGGGGGAGTTTAAAAGTGCCGCGTTGGGCCGTGATtggccccgcgccgccccgcaCCGCCTTCGCGCCAGGCTCCGCCCGCCAGGGCGAT encodes:
- the LOC104696399 gene encoding histone H1, producing the protein MSETAPVAAPAVSAPGAKAAAKKPKKAASGSKARKPAGPSVTELITKAVSASKERKGLSLAALKKALAAGGYDVEKNNSRIKLGLKSLVSKGTLVQTKGTGASGSFKLNKKPGETKEKATKKKPAAKPKKPAAKKPASAAKKPKKAAAVKKSPKKAKKPAAAAAKKAAKSPKKAAKAGRPKKAAKSPAKAKAVKPKAAKPKAAKPKAAKAKKAAPKKK